From Poecile atricapillus isolate bPoeAtr1 chromosome Z, bPoeAtr1.hap1, whole genome shotgun sequence, one genomic window encodes:
- the LOC131573000 gene encoding NADH-cytochrome b5 reductase 3-like: MGARLSVLRQVVTYPIWLIYTTFMRLFRNPQPAITLKDPEVKYALRLIDKEEVSHDTRRFRFALPSMEHVLGLPLGQHIYLSARIDGALVVRPYTPVSSDDDKGFVDLVVKVYFRGVHPKFPDGGKMSQYLDSLKIGDTIDFRGPSGLLVYKGKGKFDIRPEKKAEPVTKTVKYVGMIAGGTGITPMLQIIRAIIKDKDDPTTCQLLFANQTEKDILLRSELDEIQAQNPSRFKCWYTLDTAPENWDYSQGFVNQEMIRDHLPPPQNDVLILMCGPPPMIQYACIPNLDKLGYAKDMRFSF; this comes from the exons ATGGGGGCACGGCTCAGCGTG tTGCGTCAGGTTGTGACATACCCAATATGGCTGATCTACACCACCTTCATGAGGCTTTTCAGGAATCCCCAGCCTGCAATCACCCTGAAGGACCCAGAAGTGAAGTATGCACTGAGGCTGATTGATAAGGAG gAAGTTAGTCATGACACAAGGAGATTTCGATTTGCTCTCCCTTCCATGGAGCACGTTCTGGGTCTCCCTCTAG GGCAGCACATCTACCTGTCTGCACGGATTGATGGAGCTCTGGTTGTGAGACCTTACACTCCAGTTTCCAGTGATGATGACAAGGGCTTTGTGGATCTTGTTGTCAAG GTCTACTTCAGAGGTGTCCATCCCAAGTTTCCTGATGGGGGAAAGATGTCTCAATACTTGGACAGCCTGAAAATAGGGGACACCATTGACTTCAGAGGACCAAGTGGCCTCCTTGTGTACAAAGGAAAAG GCAAGTTTGATATTCGGCCAGAAAAGAAAGCTGAACCAGTTACCAAGACAGTGAAATACGTGGGGATGATTGCAGGCGGGACTG GGATAACACCGATGCTGCAGATTATTCGTGCAATTATAAAGGACAAAGATGACCCCACCACTTGCCAGCTGCTGTTTGCTAATCAG ACTGAGAAGGATATCCTGTTACGTTCTGAGCTCGATGAGATCCAGGCTCAGAATCCCAGTCGCTTCAAGTGTTGGTACACGCTGGACACAGCACCTGAAA ATTGGGATTACAGCCAAGGATTTGTGAACCAAGAGATGATCAGAGACCACCTGCCCCCACCTCAGAACGATGTTCTGATCCTCATGTGTGGACCTCCTCCAATGATCCAGTATGCTTGCATTCCCAACCTGGACAAACTGGGCTATGCC